Proteins found in one Panthera tigris isolate Pti1 chromosome B3, P.tigris_Pti1_mat1.1, whole genome shotgun sequence genomic segment:
- the BEGAIN gene encoding brain-enriched guanylate kinase-associated protein isoform X9: protein MALQRINQELEDKLYRMGQHYEEEKRALSHEIVALNSHLLEAKVTIDKLSEDNELYRKDCNLAAQLLQCSQTYGRVHKVSELPSDFQERVSLHLEKHCCGLPSPLCHPAYADSVPTCVIAKVLEKPDPASLSSRLSDASARDLAFRDGGEKPGPRPPYKGDIYCSDTALYCPEERRRTRRPSVDAPVTDVGFLRAQNSTDSAAEEEEEAEAAAFPAGFRHEAFPGYAGSLPTSSSYSSFSATSEEKEHAQASTLTASQQAIYLNSRDELFDRKPPAAAYEGSPRFAKATASVAAPLEAEVAPGFARTMSPYPAESFRFPASPGPQQALMPPNLWSLRAKPGTARLPGEDARGQWRPLSVEDIGAYSYPATAAGRASPCSFSERYYGSGGSPGKKAEGRASPLYATYKADSFSEGDDLSQGHLAEPRFLRAGGDLSLSPGRAADPLPGYAPSQGDAERLGVQLCGAGGSPEPEHSPHSSRDSLEPSSMEASPEMHPAARLSPQPAFPRTGGSGLSRKDSLTKAQLYGTLLN, encoded by the exons ATGGCGCTGCAGCGGATCAACCAGGAGCTAGAGGACAAGCTGTACCGCATG GGCCAGCACTATGAGGAAGAGAAGCGAGCGCTGAGCCACGAGATTGTTGCCCTCAACAGCCACCTGCTGGAGGCCAAGGTGACCATCGACAAGCTGTCGGAGGACAAT GAGCTCTATAGGAAGGACTGCAATCTAGCGGCCCAGCTGCTGCAGTGCAGCCAGACGTACGGCAGGGTCCATAAGGTGTCCGAG CTGCCCTCCGACTTCCAGGAACGTGTGAGCCTGCACCTGGAGAAGCACTGCTGCggcctgccctccccactctgccACCCCGCCTACGCCGACAGCGTCCCCACCTGCGTCATCGCCAAGGTGCTGGAGAAGCCCGACCCCGCCAGCCTGTCCTCCCGCCTGTCTGACGCCTCGGCCCGCGACCTGGCCTTCCGGGATGGCGGGGAGAAGCCGGGCCCGCGGCCCCCCTACAAGGGGGACATCTACTGCAGCGACACGGCCCTCTACTGCCCCGAGGAGCGGCGGCGCACCCGGCGGCCCAGCGTGGACGCGCCCGTGACCGACGTGGGCTTCCTGCGGGCCCAGAACTCCACCGACAGCGcggccgaggaggaggaggaggccgagGCGGCCGCCTTCCCCGCGGGCTTCCGGCACGAGGCCTTCCCGGGCTACGCGGGCTCGCTGCCCACGTCCAGCTCCTACTCCAGCTTCAGCGCCACGTCGGAGGAGAAGGAGCACGCCCAGGCCAGCACGCTCACCGCCTCGCAGCAGGCCATCTACCTGAACAGCCGCGACGAGCTCTTCGACCGCAAGCCGCCGGCCGCCGCCTACGAGGGCAGCCCGCGCTTCGCCAAGGCCACGGCCAGCGTGGCAGCGCCACTGGAGGCCGAGGTGGCCCCGGGGTTTGCGCGGACCATGTCGCCGTACCCCGCCGAGTCCTTCCGCTTCCCGGCCTCCCCGGGCCCCCAGCAGGCCCTGATGCCCCCAAACCTGTGGAGCCTGCGGGCCAAGCCGGGGACGGCCCGGCTCCCCGGGGAGGACGCGCGGGGCCAGTGGCGGCCCCTGAGCGTGGAGGACATCGGTGCCTACTCCTACCCGGCCACCGCCGCCGGCCGCGCCTCGCCCTGCAGCTTCTCTGAACGCTACTACGGCAGTGGGGGCAGCCCGGGCAAGAAGGCCGAGGGCCGCGCCAGCCCCCTCTATGCCACCTACAAGGCCGACAGCTTCTCGGAGGGTGACGACCTCTCCCAGGGCCACCTGGCGGAGCCCCGCTTCCTCCGGGCCGGCGGCGACCTGAGCCTGAGCCCGGGCCGCGCGGCCGACCCGCTGCCCGGCTATGCGCCCAGCCAGGGGGATGCGGAGAGGCTCGGGGTGCAGCTGTGCGGGGCGGGCGGCAGTCCCGAGCCCGAGCACAGCCCCCACAGTTCCAGGGACTCCTTGGAGCCCAGCTCCATGGAGGCCTCCCCAGAGATGCACCCCGCCGCCCGCCTCAGCCCCCAGCCGGCCTTCCCGCGGACTGGTGGCTCGGGGCTCAGCCGCAAGGACAGCCTCACGAAAGCCCAGCTCTACGGAACCTTGCTCAACTGA
- the BEGAIN gene encoding brain-enriched guanylate kinase-associated protein isoform X5: protein MEKLRLRSPWVPSCLGQPRILQGRLARSSPSLWDSALQEQKGELRKRLSYTTHKLEKLETEFDSTRHYLEIELRRAQEELEKVTEKLRRIQSNYMALQRINQELEDKLYRMGQHYEEEKRALSHEIVALNSHLLEAKVTIDKLSEDNELYRKDCNLAAQLLQCSQTYGRVHKVSELPSDFQERVSLHLEKHCCGLPSPLCHPAYADSVPTCVIAKVLEKPDPASLSSRLSDASARDLAFRDGGEKPGPRPPYKGDIYCSDTALYCPEERRRTRRPSVDAPVTDVGFLRAQNSTDSAAEEEEEAEAAAFPAGFRHEAFPGYAGSLPTSSSYSSFSATSEEKEHAQASTLTASQQAIYLNSRDELFDRKPPAAAYEGSPRFAKATASVAAPLEAEVAPGFARTMSPYPAESFRFPASPGPQQALMPPNLWSLRAKPGTARLPGEDARGQWRPLSVEDIGAYSYPATAAGRASPCSFSERYYGSGGSPGKKAEGRASPLYATYKADSFSEGDDLSQGHLAEPRFLRAGGDLSLSPGRAADPLPGYAPSQGDAERLGVQLCGAGGSPEPEHSPHSSRDSLEPSSMEASPEMHPAARLSPQPAFPRTGGSGLSRKDSLTKAQLYGTLLN, encoded by the exons GCTGCGCAGCCCCTGGGTGCCCTCGTGCCTCGGGCAGCCCCGCATCCTGCAGGGCCGACTGGCCAGGTCCTCGCCCTCGCTCTGGGACAG CGCGCTGCAGGAGCAGAAGGGCGAGCTGCGCAAGCGGCTGTCCTACACCACGCACAAGCTCGAGAAGCTCGAGACCGAGTTCGACTCCACGCGCCACTACCTGGAGATCGAGCTGCGGCGCGCGCAGGAGGAGCTCGAGAAGGTCACGGAGAAGCTGCGCAG GATTCAGAGCAATTACATGGCGCTGCAGCGGATCAACCAGGAGCTAGAGGACAAGCTGTACCGCATG GGCCAGCACTATGAGGAAGAGAAGCGAGCGCTGAGCCACGAGATTGTTGCCCTCAACAGCCACCTGCTGGAGGCCAAGGTGACCATCGACAAGCTGTCGGAGGACAAT GAGCTCTATAGGAAGGACTGCAATCTAGCGGCCCAGCTGCTGCAGTGCAGCCAGACGTACGGCAGGGTCCATAAGGTGTCCGAG CTGCCCTCCGACTTCCAGGAACGTGTGAGCCTGCACCTGGAGAAGCACTGCTGCggcctgccctccccactctgccACCCCGCCTACGCCGACAGCGTCCCCACCTGCGTCATCGCCAAGGTGCTGGAGAAGCCCGACCCCGCCAGCCTGTCCTCCCGCCTGTCTGACGCCTCGGCCCGCGACCTGGCCTTCCGGGATGGCGGGGAGAAGCCGGGCCCGCGGCCCCCCTACAAGGGGGACATCTACTGCAGCGACACGGCCCTCTACTGCCCCGAGGAGCGGCGGCGCACCCGGCGGCCCAGCGTGGACGCGCCCGTGACCGACGTGGGCTTCCTGCGGGCCCAGAACTCCACCGACAGCGcggccgaggaggaggaggaggccgagGCGGCCGCCTTCCCCGCGGGCTTCCGGCACGAGGCCTTCCCGGGCTACGCGGGCTCGCTGCCCACGTCCAGCTCCTACTCCAGCTTCAGCGCCACGTCGGAGGAGAAGGAGCACGCCCAGGCCAGCACGCTCACCGCCTCGCAGCAGGCCATCTACCTGAACAGCCGCGACGAGCTCTTCGACCGCAAGCCGCCGGCCGCCGCCTACGAGGGCAGCCCGCGCTTCGCCAAGGCCACGGCCAGCGTGGCAGCGCCACTGGAGGCCGAGGTGGCCCCGGGGTTTGCGCGGACCATGTCGCCGTACCCCGCCGAGTCCTTCCGCTTCCCGGCCTCCCCGGGCCCCCAGCAGGCCCTGATGCCCCCAAACCTGTGGAGCCTGCGGGCCAAGCCGGGGACGGCCCGGCTCCCCGGGGAGGACGCGCGGGGCCAGTGGCGGCCCCTGAGCGTGGAGGACATCGGTGCCTACTCCTACCCGGCCACCGCCGCCGGCCGCGCCTCGCCCTGCAGCTTCTCTGAACGCTACTACGGCAGTGGGGGCAGCCCGGGCAAGAAGGCCGAGGGCCGCGCCAGCCCCCTCTATGCCACCTACAAGGCCGACAGCTTCTCGGAGGGTGACGACCTCTCCCAGGGCCACCTGGCGGAGCCCCGCTTCCTCCGGGCCGGCGGCGACCTGAGCCTGAGCCCGGGCCGCGCGGCCGACCCGCTGCCCGGCTATGCGCCCAGCCAGGGGGATGCGGAGAGGCTCGGGGTGCAGCTGTGCGGGGCGGGCGGCAGTCCCGAGCCCGAGCACAGCCCCCACAGTTCCAGGGACTCCTTGGAGCCCAGCTCCATGGAGGCCTCCCCAGAGATGCACCCCGCCGCCCGCCTCAGCCCCCAGCCGGCCTTCCCGCGGACTGGTGGCTCGGGGCTCAGCCGCAAGGACAGCCTCACGAAAGCCCAGCTCTACGGAACCTTGCTCAACTGA
- the BEGAIN gene encoding brain-enriched guanylate kinase-associated protein isoform X6, which yields MEKLSALQEQKGELRKRLSYTTHKLEKLETEFDSTRHYLEIELRRAQEELEKVTEKLRRLARIVFKCEYWLRARTGQSHLIQSNYMALQRINQELEDKLYRMGQHYEEEKRALSHEIVALNSHLLEAKVTIDKLSEDNELYRKDCNLAAQLLQCSQTYGRVHKVSELPSDFQERVSLHLEKHCCGLPSPLCHPAYADSVPTCVIAKVLEKPDPASLSSRLSDASARDLAFRDGGEKPGPRPPYKGDIYCSDTALYCPEERRRTRRPSVDAPVTDVGFLRAQNSTDSAAEEEEEAEAAAFPAGFRHEAFPGYAGSLPTSSSYSSFSATSEEKEHAQASTLTASQQAIYLNSRDELFDRKPPAAAYEGSPRFAKATASVAAPLEAEVAPGFARTMSPYPAESFRFPASPGPQQALMPPNLWSLRAKPGTARLPGEDARGQWRPLSVEDIGAYSYPATAAGRASPCSFSERYYGSGGSPGKKAEGRASPLYATYKADSFSEGDDLSQGHLAEPRFLRAGGDLSLSPGRAADPLPGYAPSQGDAERLGVQLCGAGGSPEPEHSPHSSRDSLEPSSMEASPEMHPAARLSPQPAFPRTGGSGLSRKDSLTKAQLYGTLLN from the exons CGCGCTGCAGGAGCAGAAGGGCGAGCTGCGCAAGCGGCTGTCCTACACCACGCACAAGCTCGAGAAGCTCGAGACCGAGTTCGACTCCACGCGCCACTACCTGGAGATCGAGCTGCGGCGCGCGCAGGAGGAGCTCGAGAAGGTCACGGAGAAGCTGCGCAG GCTTGCAAGAATCGTGTTTAAATGTGAGTACTGGCTCCGAGCAAGGACCGGACAAAGTCACTT GATTCAGAGCAATTACATGGCGCTGCAGCGGATCAACCAGGAGCTAGAGGACAAGCTGTACCGCATG GGCCAGCACTATGAGGAAGAGAAGCGAGCGCTGAGCCACGAGATTGTTGCCCTCAACAGCCACCTGCTGGAGGCCAAGGTGACCATCGACAAGCTGTCGGAGGACAAT GAGCTCTATAGGAAGGACTGCAATCTAGCGGCCCAGCTGCTGCAGTGCAGCCAGACGTACGGCAGGGTCCATAAGGTGTCCGAG CTGCCCTCCGACTTCCAGGAACGTGTGAGCCTGCACCTGGAGAAGCACTGCTGCggcctgccctccccactctgccACCCCGCCTACGCCGACAGCGTCCCCACCTGCGTCATCGCCAAGGTGCTGGAGAAGCCCGACCCCGCCAGCCTGTCCTCCCGCCTGTCTGACGCCTCGGCCCGCGACCTGGCCTTCCGGGATGGCGGGGAGAAGCCGGGCCCGCGGCCCCCCTACAAGGGGGACATCTACTGCAGCGACACGGCCCTCTACTGCCCCGAGGAGCGGCGGCGCACCCGGCGGCCCAGCGTGGACGCGCCCGTGACCGACGTGGGCTTCCTGCGGGCCCAGAACTCCACCGACAGCGcggccgaggaggaggaggaggccgagGCGGCCGCCTTCCCCGCGGGCTTCCGGCACGAGGCCTTCCCGGGCTACGCGGGCTCGCTGCCCACGTCCAGCTCCTACTCCAGCTTCAGCGCCACGTCGGAGGAGAAGGAGCACGCCCAGGCCAGCACGCTCACCGCCTCGCAGCAGGCCATCTACCTGAACAGCCGCGACGAGCTCTTCGACCGCAAGCCGCCGGCCGCCGCCTACGAGGGCAGCCCGCGCTTCGCCAAGGCCACGGCCAGCGTGGCAGCGCCACTGGAGGCCGAGGTGGCCCCGGGGTTTGCGCGGACCATGTCGCCGTACCCCGCCGAGTCCTTCCGCTTCCCGGCCTCCCCGGGCCCCCAGCAGGCCCTGATGCCCCCAAACCTGTGGAGCCTGCGGGCCAAGCCGGGGACGGCCCGGCTCCCCGGGGAGGACGCGCGGGGCCAGTGGCGGCCCCTGAGCGTGGAGGACATCGGTGCCTACTCCTACCCGGCCACCGCCGCCGGCCGCGCCTCGCCCTGCAGCTTCTCTGAACGCTACTACGGCAGTGGGGGCAGCCCGGGCAAGAAGGCCGAGGGCCGCGCCAGCCCCCTCTATGCCACCTACAAGGCCGACAGCTTCTCGGAGGGTGACGACCTCTCCCAGGGCCACCTGGCGGAGCCCCGCTTCCTCCGGGCCGGCGGCGACCTGAGCCTGAGCCCGGGCCGCGCGGCCGACCCGCTGCCCGGCTATGCGCCCAGCCAGGGGGATGCGGAGAGGCTCGGGGTGCAGCTGTGCGGGGCGGGCGGCAGTCCCGAGCCCGAGCACAGCCCCCACAGTTCCAGGGACTCCTTGGAGCCCAGCTCCATGGAGGCCTCCCCAGAGATGCACCCCGCCGCCCGCCTCAGCCCCCAGCCGGCCTTCCCGCGGACTGGTGGCTCGGGGCTCAGCCGCAAGGACAGCCTCACGAAAGCCCAGCTCTACGGAACCTTGCTCAACTGA
- the BEGAIN gene encoding brain-enriched guanylate kinase-associated protein isoform X4: protein MEKLRLRSPWVPSCLGQPRILQGRLARSSPSLWDSALQEQKGELRKRLSYTTHKLEKLETEFDSTRHYLEIELRRAQEELEKVTEKLRRLARIVFKCEYWLRARTGQSHLIQSNYMALQRINQELEDKLYRMGQHYEEEKRALSHEIVALNSHLLEAKVTIDKLSEDNELYRKDCNLAAQLLQCSQTYGRVHKVSELPSDFQERVSLHLEKHCCGLPSPLCHPAYADSVPTCVIAKVLEKPDPASLSSRLSDASARDLAFRDGGEKPGPRPPYKGDIYCSDTALYCPEERRRTRRPSVDAPVTDVGFLRAQNSTDSAAEEEEEAEAAAFPAGFRHEAFPGYAGSLPTSSSYSSFSATSEEKEHAQASTLTASQQAIYLNSRDELFDRKPPAAAYEGSPRFAKATASVAAPLEAEVAPGFARTMSPYPAESFRFPASPGPQQALMPPNLWSLRAKPGTARLPGEDARGQWRPLSVEDIGAYSYPATAAGRASPCSFSERYYGSGGSPGKKAEGRASPLYATYKADSFSEGDDLSQGHLAEPRFLRAGGDLSLSPGRAADPLPGYAPSQGDAERLGVQLCGAGGSPEPEHSPHSSRDSLEPSSMEASPEMHPAARLSPQPAFPRTGGSGLSRKDSLTKAQLYGTLLN, encoded by the exons GCTGCGCAGCCCCTGGGTGCCCTCGTGCCTCGGGCAGCCCCGCATCCTGCAGGGCCGACTGGCCAGGTCCTCGCCCTCGCTCTGGGACAG CGCGCTGCAGGAGCAGAAGGGCGAGCTGCGCAAGCGGCTGTCCTACACCACGCACAAGCTCGAGAAGCTCGAGACCGAGTTCGACTCCACGCGCCACTACCTGGAGATCGAGCTGCGGCGCGCGCAGGAGGAGCTCGAGAAGGTCACGGAGAAGCTGCGCAG GCTTGCAAGAATCGTGTTTAAATGTGAGTACTGGCTCCGAGCAAGGACCGGACAAAGTCACTT GATTCAGAGCAATTACATGGCGCTGCAGCGGATCAACCAGGAGCTAGAGGACAAGCTGTACCGCATG GGCCAGCACTATGAGGAAGAGAAGCGAGCGCTGAGCCACGAGATTGTTGCCCTCAACAGCCACCTGCTGGAGGCCAAGGTGACCATCGACAAGCTGTCGGAGGACAAT GAGCTCTATAGGAAGGACTGCAATCTAGCGGCCCAGCTGCTGCAGTGCAGCCAGACGTACGGCAGGGTCCATAAGGTGTCCGAG CTGCCCTCCGACTTCCAGGAACGTGTGAGCCTGCACCTGGAGAAGCACTGCTGCggcctgccctccccactctgccACCCCGCCTACGCCGACAGCGTCCCCACCTGCGTCATCGCCAAGGTGCTGGAGAAGCCCGACCCCGCCAGCCTGTCCTCCCGCCTGTCTGACGCCTCGGCCCGCGACCTGGCCTTCCGGGATGGCGGGGAGAAGCCGGGCCCGCGGCCCCCCTACAAGGGGGACATCTACTGCAGCGACACGGCCCTCTACTGCCCCGAGGAGCGGCGGCGCACCCGGCGGCCCAGCGTGGACGCGCCCGTGACCGACGTGGGCTTCCTGCGGGCCCAGAACTCCACCGACAGCGcggccgaggaggaggaggaggccgagGCGGCCGCCTTCCCCGCGGGCTTCCGGCACGAGGCCTTCCCGGGCTACGCGGGCTCGCTGCCCACGTCCAGCTCCTACTCCAGCTTCAGCGCCACGTCGGAGGAGAAGGAGCACGCCCAGGCCAGCACGCTCACCGCCTCGCAGCAGGCCATCTACCTGAACAGCCGCGACGAGCTCTTCGACCGCAAGCCGCCGGCCGCCGCCTACGAGGGCAGCCCGCGCTTCGCCAAGGCCACGGCCAGCGTGGCAGCGCCACTGGAGGCCGAGGTGGCCCCGGGGTTTGCGCGGACCATGTCGCCGTACCCCGCCGAGTCCTTCCGCTTCCCGGCCTCCCCGGGCCCCCAGCAGGCCCTGATGCCCCCAAACCTGTGGAGCCTGCGGGCCAAGCCGGGGACGGCCCGGCTCCCCGGGGAGGACGCGCGGGGCCAGTGGCGGCCCCTGAGCGTGGAGGACATCGGTGCCTACTCCTACCCGGCCACCGCCGCCGGCCGCGCCTCGCCCTGCAGCTTCTCTGAACGCTACTACGGCAGTGGGGGCAGCCCGGGCAAGAAGGCCGAGGGCCGCGCCAGCCCCCTCTATGCCACCTACAAGGCCGACAGCTTCTCGGAGGGTGACGACCTCTCCCAGGGCCACCTGGCGGAGCCCCGCTTCCTCCGGGCCGGCGGCGACCTGAGCCTGAGCCCGGGCCGCGCGGCCGACCCGCTGCCCGGCTATGCGCCCAGCCAGGGGGATGCGGAGAGGCTCGGGGTGCAGCTGTGCGGGGCGGGCGGCAGTCCCGAGCCCGAGCACAGCCCCCACAGTTCCAGGGACTCCTTGGAGCCCAGCTCCATGGAGGCCTCCCCAGAGATGCACCCCGCCGCCCGCCTCAGCCCCCAGCCGGCCTTCCCGCGGACTGGTGGCTCGGGGCTCAGCCGCAAGGACAGCCTCACGAAAGCCCAGCTCTACGGAACCTTGCTCAACTGA
- the BEGAIN gene encoding brain-enriched guanylate kinase-associated protein isoform X7 — MEWPAVSLFPANLLLNVNPLARLARIVFKCEYWLRARTGQSHLIQSNYMALQRINQELEDKLYRMGQHYEEEKRALSHEIVALNSHLLEAKVTIDKLSEDNELYRKDCNLAAQLLQCSQTYGRVHKVSELPSDFQERVSLHLEKHCCGLPSPLCHPAYADSVPTCVIAKVLEKPDPASLSSRLSDASARDLAFRDGGEKPGPRPPYKGDIYCSDTALYCPEERRRTRRPSVDAPVTDVGFLRAQNSTDSAAEEEEEAEAAAFPAGFRHEAFPGYAGSLPTSSSYSSFSATSEEKEHAQASTLTASQQAIYLNSRDELFDRKPPAAAYEGSPRFAKATASVAAPLEAEVAPGFARTMSPYPAESFRFPASPGPQQALMPPNLWSLRAKPGTARLPGEDARGQWRPLSVEDIGAYSYPATAAGRASPCSFSERYYGSGGSPGKKAEGRASPLYATYKADSFSEGDDLSQGHLAEPRFLRAGGDLSLSPGRAADPLPGYAPSQGDAERLGVQLCGAGGSPEPEHSPHSSRDSLEPSSMEASPEMHPAARLSPQPAFPRTGGSGLSRKDSLTKAQLYGTLLN, encoded by the exons ATGGAGTGGCCAGCCGTCAGCCTCTTCCCTGCTAACCTGCTGTTGAATGTAAATCCCTTAGCCAGGCTTGCAAGAATCGTGTTTAAATGTGAGTACTGGCTCCGAGCAAGGACCGGACAAAGTCACTT GATTCAGAGCAATTACATGGCGCTGCAGCGGATCAACCAGGAGCTAGAGGACAAGCTGTACCGCATG GGCCAGCACTATGAGGAAGAGAAGCGAGCGCTGAGCCACGAGATTGTTGCCCTCAACAGCCACCTGCTGGAGGCCAAGGTGACCATCGACAAGCTGTCGGAGGACAAT GAGCTCTATAGGAAGGACTGCAATCTAGCGGCCCAGCTGCTGCAGTGCAGCCAGACGTACGGCAGGGTCCATAAGGTGTCCGAG CTGCCCTCCGACTTCCAGGAACGTGTGAGCCTGCACCTGGAGAAGCACTGCTGCggcctgccctccccactctgccACCCCGCCTACGCCGACAGCGTCCCCACCTGCGTCATCGCCAAGGTGCTGGAGAAGCCCGACCCCGCCAGCCTGTCCTCCCGCCTGTCTGACGCCTCGGCCCGCGACCTGGCCTTCCGGGATGGCGGGGAGAAGCCGGGCCCGCGGCCCCCCTACAAGGGGGACATCTACTGCAGCGACACGGCCCTCTACTGCCCCGAGGAGCGGCGGCGCACCCGGCGGCCCAGCGTGGACGCGCCCGTGACCGACGTGGGCTTCCTGCGGGCCCAGAACTCCACCGACAGCGcggccgaggaggaggaggaggccgagGCGGCCGCCTTCCCCGCGGGCTTCCGGCACGAGGCCTTCCCGGGCTACGCGGGCTCGCTGCCCACGTCCAGCTCCTACTCCAGCTTCAGCGCCACGTCGGAGGAGAAGGAGCACGCCCAGGCCAGCACGCTCACCGCCTCGCAGCAGGCCATCTACCTGAACAGCCGCGACGAGCTCTTCGACCGCAAGCCGCCGGCCGCCGCCTACGAGGGCAGCCCGCGCTTCGCCAAGGCCACGGCCAGCGTGGCAGCGCCACTGGAGGCCGAGGTGGCCCCGGGGTTTGCGCGGACCATGTCGCCGTACCCCGCCGAGTCCTTCCGCTTCCCGGCCTCCCCGGGCCCCCAGCAGGCCCTGATGCCCCCAAACCTGTGGAGCCTGCGGGCCAAGCCGGGGACGGCCCGGCTCCCCGGGGAGGACGCGCGGGGCCAGTGGCGGCCCCTGAGCGTGGAGGACATCGGTGCCTACTCCTACCCGGCCACCGCCGCCGGCCGCGCCTCGCCCTGCAGCTTCTCTGAACGCTACTACGGCAGTGGGGGCAGCCCGGGCAAGAAGGCCGAGGGCCGCGCCAGCCCCCTCTATGCCACCTACAAGGCCGACAGCTTCTCGGAGGGTGACGACCTCTCCCAGGGCCACCTGGCGGAGCCCCGCTTCCTCCGGGCCGGCGGCGACCTGAGCCTGAGCCCGGGCCGCGCGGCCGACCCGCTGCCCGGCTATGCGCCCAGCCAGGGGGATGCGGAGAGGCTCGGGGTGCAGCTGTGCGGGGCGGGCGGCAGTCCCGAGCCCGAGCACAGCCCCCACAGTTCCAGGGACTCCTTGGAGCCCAGCTCCATGGAGGCCTCCCCAGAGATGCACCCCGCCGCCCGCCTCAGCCCCCAGCCGGCCTTCCCGCGGACTGGTGGCTCGGGGCTCAGCCGCAAGGACAGCCTCACGAAAGCCCAGCTCTACGGAACCTTGCTCAACTGA